The genomic segment tattatgcataagaaactttgttaacacttcaaactCAAAGATTGCATagtatacattatgaaattgcgaaacgaaaaaaaattcaaagaaacgacgacGAAAACACGTGGTAACATTTAggaatctttatatatatttgtttcgattagacaacaaatGAATTTCCTTCGAGatttgtcaaacaaaaggttaataaataaaaaattaccaagaaaaacaaagcgatcaaaattattttgtttggtgaaaaatatgtcatcatctatttgcttatatagaggggtgtatttacaatcttttttcttttaagattaacaaaggttttttttaatataataagattacaattatcttatgcatcgttttaccaagcttgaaaactgtgatttctgattgttaaaattgacatgtgtcacgatctgatgagttactaactttgatatgtgatttctgatcgctaaaactgacacgtgtcacgatttgatgagttactaactcggatatttaatcgttaaaacggacacatgtcatgatctgatgagtttttaactttgatctttgATCATTAAAACttacacgtgtcacgatctgctgagttactaactttgagaaccaaactttatataataagattatgaTCATATTTAGTGTAGTACTGttccaaaaaatgaaattgagAGACTAAATTCGATAAATTGTTTTGACACTTAGGTGACTGAAAGAAAAGAACTTGAATATAATTGTATTGAATTGGTTTATGAAATTCatttgtatgtttttaaaaagaaattaaataaatatatatatatatatatatatatatactgaacGCGTTGAGACGTTCGCAATTCACATGTTCATTAGAGCATGATTAGTGGTGAGTACTCTTATGGGTACTCTCTATATTGGGCCCCAAATACACAATATTAAACCATTATCCAGTCCATTTGGGTGAGTATCGTTCCTTCTGAAAGCATTTCGAGCAACACCCAGAGTAACGCAACATGGCGTTTTGCCATTGGTTCGaagttaaatataaaagttaatttttttttcttcgtttttttgtttctgagaAACGGAaccgactctctctctctctctcttctctgtcgGGTGAAAGACAAAGGCGATCGAAGTCGCGATCTTTCCAAATTCCGGGGAAATCCATCGATTCACACCAAATCCGTTGAATTTCCGGCTAAATATGGAGGTTATGCCTTCTCCAAAAGGTAAAACACTCCCCTTCAATTGCTTCCTCTCatcttacaaaaccctaaaaccaaaacatcaaTCCCATCAATTGcttcctctcttctcctccGTTCTCGCCCTCTCTCTTCCTCTGCTCACTATTTTACCTCCCCTAATTCCTCTATTTCCCGACCAAATTCATTCATCGGACTCGCCGGATTCAACAACTCTTCCGTCACTCAAGCGGCTGCTTCTCACTCCCGACTCTTCCCTCTTTCTTTACAATTCCCTTCTCCTCGAAGCTTCTCCTCCAGCTCAGCTCAAGTGCGATTTCATTCTATTTCAGTATTAGCTACTCAATTTTGGAACAAAGATTGTTAATTTTTGTCGTcttgttgttatttttgtagCCAAGTCAAAATGAGTATACGGAGATGGCATGGGAAGGTGTTATCAACGCCTTTGACGCAGCTCGTAATTCGAACCAACAGATTGTGGAATCAGAACATTTGATGAAAGGTCTTCTTTAGCAAAAAGATGGTATGGCTAGGAGGATTTTTACCAAAGCCGGAATCGACAACTCATTTGTTCTTCAGGCTACGGATGACTTCATATCTAATCAACCAAAGGTTACAGGTGATTACTAGGTTCATCTCTTAGTGTTGTATTAGAGAACGCAAAGAGGTATAAGAAAGAGATGTTAGATAGTTATGTATCGGTTGAACATCTTCTGTTGGCTTATTATTCGGATATGAGGTTTGGTCAAGAGTTTTTCAAGAACATGAAACTTGATAAACTTGGCACACATTTTTTGGACCACCAGGTTCGttaaataatatcaatgtcTTGGACCGCTCCccggtgtttgatgatatcctagAGGGTCATGCTCCGAGAGTTACATACGTTGTCAATGGACGGCAATACAAAATGGCGTACTACCTCACTGACGGTATCTATCCCAAATGggcaactttcatccaatccATTACACTTCCACGTGGTCGAAAAGCAAAACTCTTCGCTCAATGGCAAGAAGGATGtcgtaaagatgtagagcgtgcatttggagtcttgcaagctcgatttacaatcgtgaagaatcccgcacttttttgggataaaggaaaaatagggaaaataatgagagcatcTATCATcctgcataacatgatagtggaagaTGAACGACATGACTACAATTTCTACGATCCAACGGAATTCCATCAGGTAGAAGGAAGCAGAAGTTCTCAAGTCGATTTATCATATTCTACAGATACGCCAACAAATCTACATAATATGATGGGCATTCGAGATGATGTTCATaatacacaaatgcatgatcttttgcaaaaagacttgattgagcatatctggcaaaaatttggtgcaaccgcacaataaatcttattccAAATTCTgtgtaatatgtttaatattccgaagtttgtaaaatattgttttctattttatgtaaaatatgtttgatattttaaaatttgtaaaatattgttttctattttatgtaatataaaaaatttaaataattgttttattatcttagataattaaaatttgataattaataaacacaaattaaaaaattattatttaaatacatGAATAACCTTCTTTGGAGTTCTCTAGTAATAGAttgattttgcttaagttctcTTAGGgttgctttaattaatttaatattaattatataattatttaatatgagAATAACTTAGAGAGTATCtaccactaatgatggtcttatGTTCCTTCATGCATGTTTGCCGCTTGGTTTGAATCTCGAAAGATCCACGTGAATTTGACATTCGCAGATACGCTTTTCATCATTGAACGTCAAAGTCTTCAACAAGCTTGTTGTTGATTACGCTCACCTGCAAAAGCAATCTCCTTTCAAACTAAACCATGTAGTAGTCTTCACAACCCAAACATTGCACTGCCACGCTGCTACTGTATACCTCATTTTTACAATGCGGATTTAGATCTGAAAGCCTCAGctgccaaagaaaaaaagattccaTTTGTATCTATCCTCAGTTCATCCAACCTGAGTTCTCTGGTCGTAACATGTGATCAGTATAATAAATACCATCATAGTACAATTAATACACCCCTcgttccattcttttttttttttccaaattttcttcCAAATGCATATTGAATATAAGCATTTTATGATTGATTGCaatctttttttaatcatacGAAAATTCATACACGCACAAAATAGtcttaaaatacaaattataacGTTTATACTCTACTGGATTTATTGCGTTCATATGCGAATGCGATTCATACCAATTAAAAAGGCAAGGTTTCCTTAAAACGACAGCGTTTCGATTACTTGAACATCTCagcgttgaaaaaaaaaacttccaaaaagagcaacaagagaacaaaagaagagatcacaatcaatataatatatgcaTCTGCCATGAAAGTTCAAAGGTTCCAGAGCGGAAGCCGCAGCCACGATTTGActcaccaacaacaacactctcttctctttctctctcttcattaatcattattattgatACTAGATTCCAACTTTATTCACATGAAATCTCCCTTGTCTCTTCCTTTTGCTttcgcatcttcttcttcgtcacacgcgtcgtcgtcttcgtcaaCGAATCCTCGTACTCTCCGGCGATGCCCCGTCGATTAAAAGACAGCGAGCCTGGCCGTTTTACCGCCACCGCTCTTCTTTTCATAGGTTTGATCTCTTGTGTTATCGTCTACGCTGTCTTCTCTACTGTCTTCCGTCCTTCCCAAGATCGTACGCTCGTCGATTCCTCGGTCCGATTCACGGAGGAGTCGCGAGATCACGCCGCGGCTGAAGGCGGGTGTTGCCGTGGGATTGATAATTTGGAGCTTTGGGGTCCTGCGGTGAAGTGGGGGACGGATTTTAAGTTTAATTCTTCTAAGGAATGTTGTAAAGCGTGTAAAGTTATGTGTAACGGCATCGATGGTCCTTGCTTGTGTGATTCGTGGGTGTTTTGTGGGAACAAAGAGGCTTGTGGGTCTAAGTTTGGAGAGGTAAAGTTTGATTCTTGTGTGTCGAATCGTTTGGTGCATGATTTACCAATATCGTCCGCTAAGTGTTCGACAAAATGCTTAATTGAGCTTTGTATCGTCAAATTACTAGAATTTAGTTGAAAGACACTTTGTGATTCTTTTTGACTCTGTGTGTGATTAGTGATTGAGAAATGTTGAATTGATGACACTTGCCATTGGTTCAAGTTCCAACTAATTGAGTTAAAAGATTTCTCTGTGCAGTGTTGGTTGAAGAAGCAAAAAGATGTCTTGCTGCCTGATCGACAAGGAGGTGGGGAGAAAGTAATGTGGACATCTGGGCTTATCTTTGGACAAGGCCAGGTAGTGTGATCTTATGTAACATGTCTTGATAATTAACTCTATTGATCGACCAAATTCAAAGTTAATGCATTTTTTTCAGACGCTGGAAATCATAGGTTTCAATGAGATTTCACTAATTATAACTTTTAGTTGTGTTGTCATTTTCCTCAAACATTTACTATTCCACGAAAACTACTCAGCCTTTGGTATCGAATTGTCTGTATGATTAGATGACAATAGCTGCTCTGGTTTATCAGATTTCACTTTCACTGTGTTATCAGTTACCTACTAATCTGCAAAATTACAGTGTCGGGTAATGTTATTTTGGTGGTGTGAATCTAAATTGTATGTCTCTGATTTTATTGTGATGGTAactgctctgtttttcttgttctcATGAAAATAGATTGTGTTCTTGATGATTGTCGTAATAACTGATTAGCTACTTTGCTTCTGTTAGGGCATTGTTGGTTTTGAAACGGAACACGGTGTAATTCATGTCAAAGTAAGTATCTTATTTATAACTTATCTTTTGTACTTCGAGGGAAAATTCCACTTTTTGTTTAAAAGTTCTAGATTGACACTGATGCTTCCCTTTGTTGCAGCTTCACCCTGAGTGCGCTCCTCACTCAGTATACTACATTCTTAGTTTGTTAACTCTGCGCCACTGCGCAGGCTGCCAGTTTCATCGAGCCGAGAACCGGGGATCATATTGGGATTCAGAAGGCGATCATGTACATAATGTAAGGGACCTTACACAAATTTTGCCTTTAATTCTTAGATCACGCATAATCACTTTTCACTTTTATATCTGGGATCTCGAAGTATGAAAATTGATCCATGTGCTTGGATCTCTGTCAATTTGATAGACTTGttataccttttttttgttgaacatcTGTCTTTCACTAACCAGAGACGCATGTAGTAGTACAGTCCCATTTCAGACTGTATCTAGTATGCTTGTCACCCTTGCTACCaatgaaatttcttttgagATATTTGTTCATATCTCGCATATAACGTGAGGCACAGCTGATTTTACTTGAGGCATAAACCATGACTGGTCTGATCACATAGTAGAAACTGTGATTCATGTGTTATGCATATGATTTCTGTCAATTTGATAGACTCTTTAGCCTTTTATATTCATCTGATTGCTTACCTTTCTTCTTAGAGAATACACATCGCCCATGAAGATCAAATGAGTTTTTTGTTGTGAAAATCGACTACGCTTGCCATGATTTTTACCTGTCCAGTTTGTTGATTGCACACCTATCTTCCTATGTACAAACAGaggttttgcttctttgttttacTGAAAAGTCTCATCCTTTCACTGTATCAGGCTCCCTATGGCCCACCATATGCCATGATTCAAGGAGTCCTCCAGGCCGAGGGAAACATGTTCACACCGATCCCAACCGAGCACTGCCCAACTATAAGCCGTGGCTCGGTGGCGTGGGTCGGCTCGGGTCCAGAATTTTTCATCAGTTTAGCAAACCACCACGAGTGGAAACAATCTTACACTGTATTCGGCTCTGTTCTGCCAGAAGACATGGATGTCGTGGAGACGATTGCTGGTTTACCAACAAGAGCTGATGTCTGGAACGGCGTTCATGTATCTGTGCTGGAGAAACCGGTGTCGTTAGCCGTACGGAGAATGAAGACAGGCCAAGAACAAGGAGAAACCGGTTCATGAAGAAAAAGCTAGAAATGAGCTTAAAATAGTccttgcttcttctttgttgaaatttatagtaattttttttgttcataaataGAAGGAACTACCAAAAAAGCCAGAAAATTTCTTGGTTCCGTTAAATGAAAATTCACTTGTCCTTCCAAAGTTAAATATTTCTTATATCGAACCAAAACGAAAACCGAAATTGAATAGTGTATATCTAAAATGTCCAAAGAATTTGAACCGAAACCATTGGGTTACACTGAACCGGTAAATTGACTTATCTGATTGTGGGAGAGAGAAGTCTCTTAAAACGACCGCGCGTATTCGGCGGCGGTGGAGAAGGTTGCGTCGGGTGCGCACACGTCACCCACTCCCGCGGCGCACTTTAGCACAACTCTCAACCGGCCACCTCCTTCTCGGCCCAATCCTTCATTAACCTAACTTTTTTTCTAACGTGCACCTCTCCCCTCCTCTCCTCTCCTCCGCCTCTTTATTATCTCTTTACCCACCgctctttcttctttcactaATTTATTCTTCGCCGCCGCAATGTCAATCCCCGATGATGGATCTCCCGTCGGCATGGCCATCGATTCTTCCACCGCCGTAACTgtcgccaccaccaccactaggCGAGTTCCTCCTCCGTGCTGGACCGACGAGGAAACCGCTGCGCTTGTCAACGCCTACAAGGATAAGTGGTTCGCCCTCCGCCGTGGGAACCTCCGTGCGGCTGATTGGGACGACGTCGCCGCGGCTGTTTCGTCTTCGTCCACCGTAGGAGGTACCCCGAAATCAGCCATCCAATGTCGACACAAGATCGAGAAGCTTCGCAAACGTTATCGCGGCGAAAAACAACGAGCTCTTAATCGGCCAGGCAAGTTCTCTTCCTCTTGGGATTTGTTCCCAATATTGGATGCTATGGGNNNNNNNNNNNNNNNNNNNNNNNNNNNNNNNNNNNNNNNNNNNNNNNNNNNNNNNNNNNNNNNNNNNNNNNNNNNNNNNNNNNNNNNNNNNNNNNNNNNNNNNNNNNNNNNNNNNNNNNNNNNNNNNNNNNNNNNNNNNNNNNNNNNNNNNNNNNNNNNNNNNNNNNNNNNNNNNNNNNNNNNNNNNNNNNNNNNNNNNNNNNNNNNNNNNNNNNNNNNNNNNNNNNNNNNNNNNNNNNNNNNNNNNNNNNNNNNNNNNNNNNNNNNNNNNNNNNNNNNNNNNNNNNNNNNNNNNNNNNNNNNNNNNNNNNNNNNNNNNNNNNNNNNNNNNNNNNNNNNNNNNNNNNNNNNNNNNNNNNNNNNNNNNNNNNNNNNNNNNNNNNNNNNNNNNNNNNNNNNNNNNNNNNNNNNNNNNNNNNNNNNNNNNNNNNNNNNNNNNNNNNNNNNNNNNNNNNNNNNNNNNNNNNNNNNNNNNNNNNNNNNNNNNNNNNNNNNNNNNNNNNNNNNNNNNNNNNNNNNNNNNNNNNNNNNNNNNNNNNNNNNNNNNNNNNNNNNNNNNNNNNNNNNNNNNNNNNNNNNNNNNNNNNNNNNNNNNNNNNNNNNNNNNNNNNNNNNNNNNNNNNNNNNNNNNNNNNNNNNNNNNNNNNNNNNNNNNNNNNNNNNNNNNNNNNNNNNNNNNNNNNNNNNNNNNNNNNNNNNNNNNNNNNNNNNNNNNNNNNNNNNNNNNNNNNNNNNNNNNNNNNNNNNNNNNNNNNNNNNNNNNNNNNNNNNNNNNNNNNNNNNNNNNNNNNNNNNNNNNNNNNNNNNNNNNNNNNNNNNNNNNNNNNNNNNNNNNNNNNNNNNNNNNNNNNNNNNNNNNNNNNNNNNNNNNNNNNNNNNNNNNNNNNNNNNNNNNNNNNNNNNNNNNNNNNNNNNNNNNNNNNNNNNNNNNNNNNNNNNNNNNNNNNNNNNNNNNNNNNNNNNNNNNNNNNNNNNNNNNNNNNNNNNNNNNNNNNNNNNNNNNNNNNNNNNNNNNNNNNNNNNNNNNNNNNNNNNNNNNNNNNNNNNNNNNNNNNNNNNNNNNNNNNNNNNNNNNNNNNNNNNNNNNNNNNNNNNNNNNNNNNNNNNNNNNNNNNNNNNNNNNNNNNNNNNNNNNNNNNNNNNNNNNNNNNNNNNNNNNNNNNNNNNNNNNNNNNNNNNNNNNNNNNNNNNNNNNNNNNNNNNNNNNNNNNNNNNNNNNNNNNNNNNNNNNNNNNNNNNNNNNNNNNNNNNNNNNNNNNNNNNNNNNNNNNNNNNNNNNNNNNNNNNNNNNNNNNNNNNNNNNNNNNNNNNNNNNNNNNNNNNNNNNNNNNNNNNNNNNNNNNNNNNNNNNNNNNNNNNNNNNNNNNNNNNNNNNNNNNNNNNNNNNNNNNNNNNNNNNNNNNNNNNNNNNNNNNNNNNNNNNNNNNNNNNNNNNNNNNNNNNNNNNNNNNNNNNNNNNNNNNNNNNNNNNNNNNNNNNNNNNNNNNNNNNNNNNNNNNNNNNNNNNNNNNNNNNNNNNNNNNNNNNNNNNNNNNNNNNNNNNNNNNNNNNNNNNNNNNNNNNNNNNNNNNNNNNNNNNNNNNNNNNNNNNNNNNNNNNNNNNNNNNNNNNNNNNNNNNNNNNNNNNNNNNNNNNNNNNNNNNNNNNNNNNNNNNNNNNNNNNNNNNNNNNNNNNNNNNNNNNNNNNNNNNNNNNNNNNNNNNNNNNNNNNNNNNNNNNNNNNNNNNNNNNNNNNNNNNNNNNNNNNNNNNNNNNNNNNNNNNNNNNNNNNNNNNNNNNNNNNNNNNNNNNNNNNNNNNNNNNNNNNNNNNNNNNNNNNNNNNNNNNNNNNNNNNNNNNNNNNNNNNNNNNNNNNNNNNNNNNNNNNNNNNNNNNNNNNNNNNNNNNNNNNNNNNNNNNNNNNNNNNNNNNNNNNNNNNNNNNNNNNNNNNNNNNNNNNNNNNNNNNNNNNNNNNNNNNNNNNNNNNNNNNNNNNNNNNNNNNNNNNNNNNNNNNNNNNNNNNNNNNNNNNNNNNNNNNNNNNNNNNNNNNNNNNNNNNNNNNNNNNNNNNNNNNNNNNNNNNNNNNNNNNNNNNNNNNNNNNNNNNNNNNNNNNNNNNNNNNNNNNNNNNNNNNNNNNNNNNNNNNNNNNNNNNNNNNNNNNNNNNNNNNNNNNNNNNNNNNNNNNNNNNNNNNNNNNNNNNNNNNNNNNNNNNNNNNNNNNNNNNNNNNNNNNNNNNNNNNNNNNNNNNNNNNNNNNNNNNNNNNNNNNNNNNNNNNNNNNNNNNNNNNNNNNNNNNNNNNNNNNNNNNNNNNNNNNNNNNNNNNNNNNNNNNNNNNNNNNNNNNNNNNNNNNNNNNNNNNNNNNNNNNNNNNNNNNNNNNNNNNNNNNNNNNNNNNNNNNNNNNNNNNNNNNNNNNNNNNNNNNNNNNNNNNNNNNNNNNNNNNNNNNNNNNNNNNNNNNNNNNNNNNNNNNNNNNNNNNNNNNNNNNN from the Camelina sativa cultivar DH55 chromosome 12, Cs, whole genome shotgun sequence genome contains:
- the LOC104731873 gene encoding uncharacterized protein LOC104731873, which gives rise to MPRRLKDSEPGRFTATALLFIGLISCVIVYAVFSTVFRPSQDRTLVDSSVRFTEESRDHAAAEGGCCRGIDNLELWGPAVKWGTDFKFNSSKECCKACKVMCNGIDGPCLCDSWVFCGNKEACGSKFGECWLKKQKDVLLPDRQGGGEKVMWTSGLIFGQGQGIVGFETEHGVIHVKLHPECAPHSVYYILSLLTLRHCAGCQFHRAENRGSYWDSEGDHVHNAPYGPPYAMIQGVLQAEGNMFTPIPTEHCPTISRGSVAWVGSGPEFFISLANHHEWKQSYTVFGSVLPEDMDVVETIAGLPTRADVWNGVHVSVLEKPVSLAVRRMKTGQEQGETGS